In a genomic window of Orcinus orca chromosome 12, mOrcOrc1.1, whole genome shotgun sequence:
- the LOC101288529 gene encoding ferritin heavy chain-like, producing the protein MTTVSPSQVRQHYHQGSEAAISRQIDLELYASCVHLSVSHYLDHDDVALKNFAKYFLHQSREEREHAEKLMKLRNQRGGRIFLRDIKKPDRDDWENGLNAMECVLHLEKSVNPSLLELHKLATDKNDPYLCNFIETHYLNEQVKSTKELGGHVNQLAQDGGPRIRHGRVTL; encoded by the coding sequence ATGACGACCGTGTCCCCCTCCCAGGTGCGCCAGCACTACCACCAGGGCTCGGAGGCCGCCATCAGCCGCCAGATCGACCTGGAGCTCTACGCCTCCTGCGTCCACCTGTCCGTGTCACACTATTTGGACCACGATGACGTGGCTTTGAAGAACTTTGCCAAATACTTTCTTCACCAATCTCGTGAGGAGAGGGAACATGCTGAGAAACTGATGAAGCTGCGGAACCAACGGGGTGGCCGAATCTTCCTTCGGGATATCAAGAAGCCAGACCGTGATGACTGGGAGAATGGGCTGAATGCAATGGAATGTGTGCTACACTTGGAAAAAAGTGTGAATCCGTCACTACTGGAACTGCACAAACTGGCCACTGACAAAAATGACCCCTATTTGTGTAACTTCATTGAGACTCATTACCTGAATGAGCAGGTGAAATCCACTAAAGAACTGGGTGGCCACGTAAACCAACTTGCGCAGGATGGGGGCCCCCGAATCCGGCATGGCAGAGTAACTCTTTGA